Proteins co-encoded in one Arachis hypogaea cultivar Tifrunner chromosome 13, arahy.Tifrunner.gnm2.J5K5, whole genome shotgun sequence genomic window:
- the LOC112736300 gene encoding probable serine/threonine-protein kinase WNK3 isoform X1, with product MPQDSSDQDLDDADSEFVEVDPTGRYGRYKEVLGKGAFKKVYRAFDELEGIEVAWNQIKVADLLRNSEDLERLYSEVHLLKTLKHKNIIKFYNSWVDTKNENINFITEIFTSGTLRQYRKKHKHVDLRALKKWSRQILEGLLYLHSHNPPVIHRDLKCDNIFVNGNQGEVKIGDLGLAAILQQAQAAHSVIGTPEFMAPELYEEEYNELVDIYAFGMCLLELVTFEYPYIECSNAAQIYKKVTSGIKPASLAKVADQEVKAFIEKCIANVSERLPAKALLMDPFLQSDSDSESVGRSSRSGTHHSDAGNSSNNQAIGKSVQDVSSDSNREFTVEGQRKDIDTIFLKLRIADSSGHVRNIHFPFDIGADTAISVASEMVEELELTDQDVTTIAETIDSEIRSLIPGWNPSETPATNVPEDSAVSDGCTSAETRSVSSPTENDSTTPSSNLALEILRSGRKYWSDSPKGVCGNPLSRHGSSNLSHIGDANAEKGSLTANGAISDELEPDQVTCVGAYCAEKECDSTGDSPSTERTITSGYLEETSDASSLEKIPESLEVSEIDASKIALQLESLLTNQKEELEELKRKQKLAVSNLLKELSPEICKKVLNICNLQMLDYENL from the exons ATGCCGCAAGATTCCTCCGATCAAGACCTCGACGACGCCGATTCCGAGTTCGTTGAGGTTGACCCAACCGGTCGCTATGGTCGG TACAAGGAAGTTTTAGGGAAGGGAGCTTTCAAGAAAGT ATATCGAGCATTTGATGAGTTGGAAGGAATTGAAGTAGCTTGGAATCAGATTAAGGTGGCGGATCTGCTGCGTAACTCGGAAGATTTGGAGAGACTTTATTCCGAGGTTCATCTGCTCAAGACGTTGAAGCACAAGAATATAATTAAGTTCTACAATTCGTGGGTTGACACCAAGAATGAGAACATCAACTTCATTACCGAGATTTTCACCTCGGGGACATTACGCCA ataTCGGAAGAAACATAAGCATGTTGATTTGAGAGCTTTGAAGAAATGGTCTAGGCAGATTTTGGAGGGTCTTTTATATCTTCACAGTCATAATCCTCCAGTTATACATCGAGACCTTAAGTGTGACAACATTTTTGTCAACGGGAATCAAGGGGAGGTAAAAATTGGAGATTTAGGGTTGGCAGCTATTCTTCAACAGGCCCAAGCAGCTCACAGTGTCATAG GTACCCCAGAGTTCATGGCCCCAGAACTTTATGAAGAAGAGTACAACGAGCTTGTTGATATCTACGCTTTTGGAATGTGCTTGCTAGAGTTGGTAACCTTTGAGTATCCATACATTGAATGTTCCAATGCTGCTCAAATATACAAGAAAGTGACATCG GGAATAAAGCCAGCATCATTGGCAAAAGTGGCAGATCAAGAAGTTAAGGCATTCATTGAAAAGTGTATCGCTAATGTTTCAGAACGGTTGCCTGCAAAGGCTCTCTTGATGGATCCCTTCCTTCAGTCTGACTCTGATAGTGAAAGTGTAGGTCGTTCTTCAAGGTCTGGAACCCATCATTCAG ATGCAGGAAATAGTTCTAATAATCAAGCAATTGGAAAAAGTGTTCAGGATGTTTCTAGTGATTCAAATAGGGAATTCACAGTGGAAGGTCAGAGGAAGGATATTGatacaatatttttaaaactgCGAATAGCAGACTCCTCAG GTCATGTTCGGAATATCCACTTCCCTTTCGATATTGGAGCGGACACTGCAATCTCTGTTGCTAGTGAAATGGTCGAGGAGTTGGAACTTACTGATCAAGATGTCACAACTATTGCTGAGACAATTGACTCTGAAATTCGATCTCTCATTCCTGGTTGGAACCCCAGTGAAACTCCTGCTACTAATGTTCCTGAAGATTCAGCAGTTTCAGATGGCTGTACCTCTGCTGAAACTAGGAGTGTGTCTTCTCCTACAGAAAATGATTCAACCACTCCTTCTAGCAATCTTGCATTAGAAATACTACGTTCAGGTCGTAAGTACTGGTCAGACTCACCTAAGGGAGTTTGTGGAAACCCTTTATCTAGGCATGGTTCTTCAAACTTGTCCCATATAGGTGATGCAAATGCTGAGAAAGGAAGCTTGACTGCAAATGGTGCTATTTCAGATGAACTTGAGCCTGACCAGGTTACCTGTGTCGGTGCTTACTGTGCAGAGAAGGAATGTGATAGTACTGGTGATTCCCCCTCCACCGAGAGAACTATTACCTCTGGATATTTGGAAGAAACCAGTGATGCGTCATCTCTGGAAAAAATACCGGAAAGTTTGGAAGTTTCTGAAATAGATGCCAGTAAAATAGCCCTGCAACTTGAGAGTTTGTTGACAAATCAAAAAGAGGAGCTGGAAGAACTAAAGAGGAAGCAAAAATTAGCTGTCTCTAATCTTTTGAAGGAACTTTCACCAGAAATTTGTAAGAAGGTCCTAAATATATGCAACCTGCAGATGCTTGACTATGAAAATTTATAG
- the LOC112736300 gene encoding probable serine/threonine-protein kinase WNK3 isoform X2, with the protein MPQDSSDQDLDDADSEFVEVDPTGRYGRYKEVLGKGAFKKVYRAFDELEGIEVAWNQIKVADLLRNSEDLERLYSEVHLLKTLKHKNIIKFYNSWVDTKNENINFITEIFTSGTLRQYRKKHKHVDLRALKKWSRQILEGLLYLHSHNPPVIHRDLKCDNIFVNGNQGEVKIGDLGLAAILQQAQAAHSVIGTPEFMAPELYEEEYNELVDIYAFGMCLLELVTFEYPYIECSNAAQIYKKVTSGIKPASLAKVADQEVKAFIEKCIANVSERLPAKALLMDPFLQSDSDSESVGRSSRSGTHHSGNSSNNQAIGKSVQDVSSDSNREFTVEGQRKDIDTIFLKLRIADSSGHVRNIHFPFDIGADTAISVASEMVEELELTDQDVTTIAETIDSEIRSLIPGWNPSETPATNVPEDSAVSDGCTSAETRSVSSPTENDSTTPSSNLALEILRSGRKYWSDSPKGVCGNPLSRHGSSNLSHIGDANAEKGSLTANGAISDELEPDQVTCVGAYCAEKECDSTGDSPSTERTITSGYLEETSDASSLEKIPESLEVSEIDASKIALQLESLLTNQKEELEELKRKQKLAVSNLLKELSPEICKKVLNICNLQMLDYENL; encoded by the exons ATGCCGCAAGATTCCTCCGATCAAGACCTCGACGACGCCGATTCCGAGTTCGTTGAGGTTGACCCAACCGGTCGCTATGGTCGG TACAAGGAAGTTTTAGGGAAGGGAGCTTTCAAGAAAGT ATATCGAGCATTTGATGAGTTGGAAGGAATTGAAGTAGCTTGGAATCAGATTAAGGTGGCGGATCTGCTGCGTAACTCGGAAGATTTGGAGAGACTTTATTCCGAGGTTCATCTGCTCAAGACGTTGAAGCACAAGAATATAATTAAGTTCTACAATTCGTGGGTTGACACCAAGAATGAGAACATCAACTTCATTACCGAGATTTTCACCTCGGGGACATTACGCCA ataTCGGAAGAAACATAAGCATGTTGATTTGAGAGCTTTGAAGAAATGGTCTAGGCAGATTTTGGAGGGTCTTTTATATCTTCACAGTCATAATCCTCCAGTTATACATCGAGACCTTAAGTGTGACAACATTTTTGTCAACGGGAATCAAGGGGAGGTAAAAATTGGAGATTTAGGGTTGGCAGCTATTCTTCAACAGGCCCAAGCAGCTCACAGTGTCATAG GTACCCCAGAGTTCATGGCCCCAGAACTTTATGAAGAAGAGTACAACGAGCTTGTTGATATCTACGCTTTTGGAATGTGCTTGCTAGAGTTGGTAACCTTTGAGTATCCATACATTGAATGTTCCAATGCTGCTCAAATATACAAGAAAGTGACATCG GGAATAAAGCCAGCATCATTGGCAAAAGTGGCAGATCAAGAAGTTAAGGCATTCATTGAAAAGTGTATCGCTAATGTTTCAGAACGGTTGCCTGCAAAGGCTCTCTTGATGGATCCCTTCCTTCAGTCTGACTCTGATAGTGAAAGTGTAGGTCGTTCTTCAAGGTCTGGAACCCATCATTCAG GAAATAGTTCTAATAATCAAGCAATTGGAAAAAGTGTTCAGGATGTTTCTAGTGATTCAAATAGGGAATTCACAGTGGAAGGTCAGAGGAAGGATATTGatacaatatttttaaaactgCGAATAGCAGACTCCTCAG GTCATGTTCGGAATATCCACTTCCCTTTCGATATTGGAGCGGACACTGCAATCTCTGTTGCTAGTGAAATGGTCGAGGAGTTGGAACTTACTGATCAAGATGTCACAACTATTGCTGAGACAATTGACTCTGAAATTCGATCTCTCATTCCTGGTTGGAACCCCAGTGAAACTCCTGCTACTAATGTTCCTGAAGATTCAGCAGTTTCAGATGGCTGTACCTCTGCTGAAACTAGGAGTGTGTCTTCTCCTACAGAAAATGATTCAACCACTCCTTCTAGCAATCTTGCATTAGAAATACTACGTTCAGGTCGTAAGTACTGGTCAGACTCACCTAAGGGAGTTTGTGGAAACCCTTTATCTAGGCATGGTTCTTCAAACTTGTCCCATATAGGTGATGCAAATGCTGAGAAAGGAAGCTTGACTGCAAATGGTGCTATTTCAGATGAACTTGAGCCTGACCAGGTTACCTGTGTCGGTGCTTACTGTGCAGAGAAGGAATGTGATAGTACTGGTGATTCCCCCTCCACCGAGAGAACTATTACCTCTGGATATTTGGAAGAAACCAGTGATGCGTCATCTCTGGAAAAAATACCGGAAAGTTTGGAAGTTTCTGAAATAGATGCCAGTAAAATAGCCCTGCAACTTGAGAGTTTGTTGACAAATCAAAAAGAGGAGCTGGAAGAACTAAAGAGGAAGCAAAAATTAGCTGTCTCTAATCTTTTGAAGGAACTTTCACCAGAAATTTGTAAGAAGGTCCTAAATATATGCAACCTGCAGATGCTTGACTATGAAAATTTATAG
- the LOC112736301 gene encoding uncharacterized protein produces the protein MQDAISIPACFSPSPSLQSTSNGHETALTRSGQSIFMSVYRTKVADQCRLISITWCKNLMLHGLSVSVPGSEGQTDYSCKVELKPWYFWRKQGSKRLVIEDTSSNKDIEIFWDLKNAKFHGETEPSSDYYVAVVCDQEVVLLLGDMKKEAYRRTRCRPSLIDPILVSKKEHIFGKKKFSTRAKFHEKGRCHEISIECKNNNIKGSSNNGGGDNNNNNGVVQHNHHHHQPELEIRFDGHLVIHVKHLQWKFRGNERVHMNKMRVEVYWDVHDWLFNHGLKHALFIFKPVLLSSSKSSSLSSSSPSPSPLSSSSPSSTPLSSNTGSSAGSSSMLEGLNSVSSNVSSSEFCLFIYAWKVE, from the exons ATGCAAGATGCAATTAGTATCCCCGCTTGCTTTTCTCCATCTCCTTCTTTACAAAGTACTAGTAACGGACATGAAACTGCTCTGACCCGATCAGGTCAGAGTATTTTCATGTCCGTATACAGAACCAAAGTTGCTGATCAGTGTCGACTGATCAGCATCACATGGTGCAAAAACTTGATGCTTCACGGCTTGTCCGTGTCCGTGCCAGGGTCCGAGGGACAAACTGATTATAGCTGCAAGGTTGAGTTGAAACCATGGTACTTTTGGAGAAAACAAGGATCGAAGCGCTTGGTCATTGAAGACACAAGTAGTAATAAAGATATTGAGATATTTTGGGATCTTAAGAATGCAAAGTTCCATGGTGAAACGGAACCGAGTTCGGATTACTATGTTGCTGTGGTTTGTGATCAAgaggttgttcttcttcttggtgATATGAAGAAAGAAGCTTATAGAAGAACAAGGTGCAGACCTTCGCTAATTGATCCCATTTTAGTTTCAAAGAAGGAGCATATATTTGGGAAGAAGAAGTTCTCAACTAGAGCAAAGTTTCATGAAAAGG GTAGATGCCATGAGATCTCAATTGAATGCAAGAACAATAACATCAAAGGAAGCAGCAACAATGGTGGAGgagataacaataacaacaatggaGTTGTTcagcataatcatcatcatcatcaaccagAATTGGAGATAAGATTTGATGGGCACTTAGTGATTCATGTGAAGCACTTGCAATGGAAATTCAGAGGGAATGAACGAGTTCATATGAACAAGATGAGAGTGGAAGTATATTGGGATGTTCATGATTGGCTCTTCAATCATGGTTTGAAGCATGCATTGTTCATATTCAAGCCAGTTTTGTTATCATCATCAAAATCATCGTCACTTTCATCGTCTTCGCCGTCGCCGTCGCCGTTATCGTCTTCGTCTCCGTCTTCTACTCCGTTATCAAGTAACACAGGTAGTTCTGCTGGATCATCATCAATGTTGGAGGGATTGAATAGTGTTAGTAGTAATGTTTCTTCTTCTGAGTTTTGCTTGTTTATCTATGCTTGGAAAGTTGAATAA